Proteins encoded together in one Ruminococcaceae bacterium KH2T8 window:
- a CDS encoding transporter, YbiR family encodes MNKVKQILAKDPVLYISGILAFISAFIVTPDKEYIGYINFRVLAILLSLMLVVSACVRIGTFDYMTSKLLGKIKGQRRVAALLVVLSFFLSMLLTNDVTLVTLVPFAIMVLKAFDDPKSMMFTLIFMTVATNLGSMLTPIGNPQNLYLYTNYGMDLPGFLLLMLPYSALSLALISIGVFIFCKEKTSSRETDIKSAPAPSPVKLAVYLVLFLICVLTVAGYIHYLIMLAVTTVVILIMDRKAFKGADYALLLTFVFFFVLIGNIGRIPAVSGTLSSIVGKNPVLTAILSSQIISNVPAAMLLSAFTDDGKSLVIGTNLGGLGTLIASMASLITYKYHARLDSKEKGGNYILAFSVVNIVLLIVLYSVYLLIS; translated from the coding sequence ATGAACAAAGTAAAACAGATACTCGCCAAGGATCCGGTGCTCTATATCTCCGGTATCCTTGCTTTCATTTCGGCATTTATCGTAACACCCGATAAGGAATACATCGGCTATATAAACTTCAGGGTACTTGCAATACTCTTATCCCTTATGCTGGTCGTAAGCGCATGCGTAAGGATCGGAACATTCGACTACATGACGAGTAAGCTCCTCGGAAAGATAAAGGGGCAAAGGCGCGTAGCGGCACTCCTTGTCGTACTGTCATTTTTCCTCAGCATGCTGCTGACAAACGACGTTACGCTCGTAACTCTCGTGCCGTTCGCGATAATGGTACTGAAGGCTTTCGATGATCCAAAGAGCATGATGTTCACTTTGATCTTCATGACGGTCGCAACGAACCTCGGAAGCATGCTGACACCCATAGGCAACCCGCAGAACCTCTATCTTTACACTAATTACGGGATGGATCTGCCGGGATTTCTGCTCCTCATGCTCCCCTATTCCGCGCTATCACTGGCGCTAATATCGATCGGAGTATTTATCTTCTGTAAGGAGAAGACCTCGTCACGAGAGACGGACATAAAGAGTGCTCCCGCGCCTTCTCCCGTCAAGCTCGCGGTCTACCTCGTATTATTCCTCATCTGCGTACTTACGGTAGCGGGCTATATCCACTATCTGATCATGCTCGCGGTAACTACCGTCGTTATCCTCATAATGGACAGAAAGGCATTTAAGGGTGCCGACTATGCTCTGCTCCTGACATTCGTATTCTTCTTCGTTCTCATAGGCAATATCGGACGCATCCCGGCTGTCAGCGGCACGCTCTCTTCGATAGTCGGAAAGAATCCCGTACTTACCGCGATACTCTCATCGCAGATCATAAGCAACGTACCCGCGGCGATGCTCCTTTCGGCCTTTACTGACGACGGAAAGTCACTTGTCATCGGAACGAACCTCGGAGGTCTCGGAACACTCATCGCGAGCATGGCGAGCCTTATCACTTATAAGTATCACGCAAGACTCGACTCCAAAGAAAAAGGCGGGAATTATATCCTCGCCTTTTCCGTTGTAAATATCGTATTACTTATCGTACTCTATTCGGTCTATCTCCTGATAAGCTGA
- a CDS encoding Sugar phosphate isomerase/epimerase, which yields MLLGGTVTGNFSTPEEWGELLIKSGFKAITAPFSCNDRDDVIERFMSIIGESGVIVSEIGVWKNIFDPDPKKASEALEYAKGQLRLADRLKIPCCVNIAGTESPRGWDAADKSNFSKAARQKLIGSVRDIIDSVDPQYACYCLEPMPWMLPDSPDEYLKLIEEISRDKFAVHMDFVNMINSPRRFLMSEDFIEECFSKLAPYIKSTHIKDSRMDKLGYTTHIDECPPGKGELDYVKVLKITDKYLPQDGAILLEHMNTFEEYDEAFRYVKSKAEEAQVEV from the coding sequence ATGCTCTTAGGCGGAACCGTAACAGGTAACTTCAGCACCCCCGAAGAATGGGGAGAACTCCTTATAAAGTCCGGATTTAAGGCTATTACGGCCCCTTTCTCGTGTAACGACCGCGACGACGTCATCGAGAGATTCATGTCGATCATCGGAGAGAGCGGTGTCATAGTAAGCGAGATAGGCGTCTGGAAGAATATCTTCGATCCCGACCCCAAAAAGGCATCAGAGGCTCTCGAATATGCCAAAGGTCAGCTCCGTCTGGCAGACAGGCTCAAGATCCCATGCTGCGTCAATATCGCAGGCACCGAAAGCCCCCGCGGATGGGATGCGGCAGATAAGAGCAACTTCTCGAAAGCGGCCCGTCAAAAGCTTATAGGCAGCGTAAGGGACATCATCGACTCCGTAGATCCGCAGTATGCTTGCTACTGTTTGGAACCCATGCCGTGGATGCTCCCGGACTCCCCCGACGAATACTTAAAGCTCATAGAGGAAATAAGCAGGGACAAGTTTGCGGTCCATATGGATTTCGTTAACATGATCAACTCGCCGCGCCGCTTCCTGATGTCTGAAGACTTCATCGAGGAATGCTTCTCAAAGCTCGCTCCTTACATCAAGAGCACACATATCAAGGACAGCAGGATGGATAAGCTCGGCTATACTACACATATAGATGAATGCCCTCCGGGGAAAGGCGAGCTCGACTACGTTAAGGTCTTAAAGATAACGGATAAGTATCTGCCCCAAGACGGTGCGATACTGCTTGAACACATGAATACTTTCGAAGAATACGATGAGGCATTCCGCTATGTTAAGAGCAAGGCGGAAGAAGCACAGGTGGAGGTGTGA
- a CDS encoding endo-1,4-beta-xylanase produces MKKKLNSALALALTGVMLLSACDKTAPNPSEESQTAPVATEESQDVSGETDELPLVIEEEFDGTTDYWQTKGDCTVTLDGGMAVITDRQTGNSGLEIPCDHFRGNTITATATCSSENDSVMITLKYDIYGNTSYVNIATMATGGSMLGTVSGSVSIPANASSAAVYIESTDLKDITVDRMVVEIEGEFNDLTNEPPAELQDPSGYDSLKDLYSDYFKIGTCLPMSVIDNPNPEFLALVDTEFNSVTPENELKPESILDAATTLADPAAYNECPALDFSNAIPILEYCQENNIPMRGHTLIWYSQTPSWLFYENYDVNGELADRELMLTRMENYIDSVMNWCEENYPGVIYAWDVVNEAADDNGGGLRDCYWRQTIGDDYVEKAFEYARLHAPDGVQLFYNDYNEYFTTKQDEILEILAPVAAAGNIDGVGMQSHISNMVQPESYIEAMNRYVDELGVVIHITELDVNAPLSPNSLYDQGVYMQSLFEAIIEAKDNGTPIECVTFWGLTDDMSWRSSNQPLLFFGNIEPKPAFEGVVCAITGGEITIPDDYVEVESDFSAITEDYENEEFIGGPRYSASQSIVGDAYEGDYCLENTGGTAEYDGYAIDITRFSGQTIHFSFAVRSDADQVSFTADIEGSWPHLIEVDTTGGEWVYVEGDYEVPSGMPQLNAYWESSDMSPFYLDNVSIEVAE; encoded by the coding sequence GACAAGACCGCTCCGAACCCTTCCGAAGAATCGCAGACTGCACCCGTTGCTACCGAAGAATCGCAGGACGTTTCCGGCGAGACTGACGAACTCCCTCTCGTCATCGAAGAGGAATTCGACGGAACAACAGACTACTGGCAGACAAAGGGCGATTGTACCGTCACTCTCGACGGCGGAATGGCTGTCATCACGGATCGCCAGACAGGCAATTCGGGTCTTGAGATCCCCTGCGATCACTTCCGCGGAAACACCATCACGGCTACTGCTACATGCTCGAGTGAAAATGATTCCGTCATGATCACATTGAAGTACGATATCTACGGTAATACTTCTTACGTAAATATCGCTACAATGGCTACCGGCGGATCGATGCTCGGAACGGTATCGGGAAGCGTGAGCATCCCCGCCAACGCATCAAGTGCAGCCGTATACATCGAGTCTACTGACCTTAAGGACATCACGGTAGACAGGATGGTAGTCGAGATCGAAGGCGAATTCAACGACCTTACGAACGAACCCCCGGCAGAGCTTCAGGATCCTTCCGGATACGATTCGCTGAAGGACCTCTATTCCGATTACTTTAAGATCGGTACATGTCTTCCCATGTCGGTAATAGACAACCCGAATCCCGAGTTCCTCGCTCTCGTAGATACAGAGTTCAACTCCGTAACTCCCGAGAATGAATTGAAGCCCGAGAGCATCCTCGATGCGGCTACTACTCTTGCTGATCCCGCCGCTTATAACGAGTGCCCCGCGCTTGATTTCTCCAACGCGATCCCGATCCTCGAGTACTGCCAGGAGAACAACATCCCCATGAGAGGACATACTCTCATCTGGTACTCACAGACACCTTCCTGGCTCTTCTACGAGAACTACGATGTCAACGGTGAACTCGCTGACAGAGAGCTCATGCTCACGAGAATGGAAAACTACATCGATTCCGTTATGAACTGGTGTGAAGAGAACTATCCCGGTGTCATCTATGCATGGGATGTCGTAAACGAGGCAGCTGACGATAACGGCGGCGGACTTCGTGACTGCTACTGGCGCCAGACGATCGGTGACGATTACGTAGAGAAGGCTTTCGAGTATGCAAGACTTCATGCACCCGACGGCGTACAGCTCTTCTATAACGACTACAACGAATATTTCACGACAAAGCAGGACGAGATCCTCGAGATCCTCGCTCCCGTTGCCGCAGCAGGCAATATCGACGGCGTCGGAATGCAGAGCCACATCAGCAACATGGTACAGCCCGAGTCCTATATCGAGGCTATGAACAGATACGTTGACGAGCTCGGCGTAGTCATCCATATCACGGAGCTCGACGTAAATGCACCTCTGTCACCCAACTCACTTTACGATCAGGGTGTATATATGCAGAGCCTCTTCGAAGCCATCATCGAGGCTAAGGACAACGGCACACCCATCGAGTGCGTAACATTCTGGGGCCTTACGGACGATATGTCCTGGAGATCTTCGAATCAGCCTCTTCTCTTCTTCGGAAACATCGAGCCCAAGCCCGCTTTCGAAGGCGTTGTATGTGCCATCACGGGCGGAGAGATCACGATCCCCGATGATTATGTAGAGGTCGAGAGCGACTTCAGCGCCATCACTGAGGATTACGAGAACGAAGAGTTCATCGGCGGTCCCAGATACAGCGCTTCACAGTCCATCGTGGGCGATGCATACGAAGGCGACTATTGCCTTGAGAATACAGGCGGAACAGCCGAGTACGACGGATATGCGATCGATATCACAAGATTCTCCGGTCAGACGATCCACTTCTCGTTCGCAGTAAGATCCGATGCAGATCAGGTAAGCTTCACTGCTGATATCGAGGGTTCCTGGCCTCACCTCATCGAAGTAGATACGACAGGCGGCGAATGGGTATACGTAGAAGGCGATTACGAAGTTCCTTCCGGAATGCCTCAGCTCAATGCTTACTGGGAGAGTTCGGACATGAGTCCTTTCTATCTCGACAATGTATCTATCGAAGTAGCTGAATAA
- a CDS encoding Lysophospholipase L1 has protein sequence MKRILCFGDSLTWGYDPTNRVRFEPENRWTGVLAKMLGDGYTVIEEGQNGRTIATDDPAEGEKNGIRYIIPCLESQSPLDLMIVMLGTNDMKRKFSYCAMDIAGEMRQFLEKVATRNEFRMDGKMKILLISPPLIGERIRDSWLGDSFGYERAREVSRELASWYRELADSYGCMFLDAAEVVTASFDDSIHLDAAEQRRLAEAIYDVLKTNEVIRG, from the coding sequence ATGAAGAGGATACTTTGTTTCGGCGATTCGCTCACATGGGGATATGATCCTACGAACAGGGTCAGATTTGAACCCGAGAACAGATGGACAGGTGTTCTGGCGAAGATGCTCGGTGACGGATATACGGTCATAGAAGAGGGCCAGAACGGCAGGACTATCGCGACGGATGACCCCGCGGAAGGTGAGAAGAACGGCATAAGATATATCATTCCCTGTCTCGAAAGCCAGAGTCCGCTCGATCTCATGATCGTGATGCTCGGCACCAATGATATGAAGAGAAAGTTCTCATATTGCGCCATGGATATAGCAGGTGAGATGAGACAGTTCCTGGAGAAGGTGGCGACACGTAACGAGTTCAGGATGGACGGGAAGATGAAGATACTCCTTATATCGCCGCCGCTTATTGGTGAACGCATCCGCGATTCATGGCTCGGTGACAGCTTCGGCTACGAGCGTGCGAGAGAGGTGTCGAGGGAGCTCGCATCGTGGTACAGAGAGCTCGCTGACAGTTACGGATGTATGTTCCTTGATGCGGCCGAGGTGGTTACGGCAAGTTTTGATGACAGTATCCATCTGGATGCAGCCGAGCAGCGCAGGCTGGCGGAAGCGATCTATGATGTGCTCAAGACAAATGAAGTGATAAGAGGGTAA
- a CDS encoding FMN-dependent dehydrogenase, includes L-lactate dehydrogenase and type II isopentenyl diphosphate isomerase: MANGGDSIKIAREYMDSLLVESRIVGAVRPNSDIRFLGRDYKTPIMTAALSHIDLKSMAEGALMAGAPVSIGMGSNEELGEVIKTGAAVMKIIKPYKDRDEIFKRIAFAKENGAAAVGMDVEHSVNVEDPYDSVVVGEEMKLPTIDELREYVDFAGIPFFIKGAMSLHDAKAAANIGCTGIILSHHNGLMRYAAPHVMVLPEIRKAMGDNLILIADGGMESGFDAFKALALGADLVTVGRALMEPLKNNGAQGVCDTLTKMTEQLQAMMLRTSSPDLKHIDPSVIRRMN; the protein is encoded by the coding sequence ATGGCAAACGGCGGAGACTCGATAAAGATCGCAAGAGAATATATGGACTCGCTCCTTGTGGAGTCCAGGATAGTCGGCGCGGTAAGACCGAACAGTGATATCAGATTCCTCGGCAGGGATTACAAGACCCCGATCATGACGGCCGCACTGAGCCACATCGACTTAAAGTCCATGGCGGAAGGTGCGCTCATGGCAGGCGCTCCCGTAAGTATCGGAATGGGATCCAACGAAGAACTCGGTGAAGTCATAAAGACGGGCGCCGCGGTCATGAAGATCATAAAGCCCTATAAGGACAGGGATGAAATATTCAAGAGGATCGCTTTCGCAAAGGAAAACGGCGCAGCCGCAGTCGGAATGGACGTCGAGCACTCGGTAAATGTCGAAGATCCCTACGATTCGGTAGTAGTCGGAGAAGAGATGAAGCTTCCGACGATCGACGAACTTCGTGAATATGTCGACTTCGCTGGCATCCCCTTCTTCATCAAGGGTGCGATGAGCCTTCACGACGCGAAGGCCGCTGCCAATATCGGCTGTACGGGTATCATCCTGAGCCACCATAACGGTCTCATGAGATATGCGGCGCCTCACGTGATGGTACTCCCCGAGATACGTAAGGCTATGGGCGACAACCTGATCCTCATCGCGGACGGCGGCATGGAATCGGGATTTGACGCATTCAAGGCGCTCGCTCTCGGAGCCGATCTCGTTACGGTCGGCAGAGCCCTGATGGAACCCCTGAAGAACAACGGCGCACAGGGCGTATGCGATACGCTCACGAAGATGACTGAGCAGCTTCAGGCCATGATGCTCCGCACGTCTTCACCCGATCTTAAGCACATAGATCCTTCCGTGATCAGAAGGATGAACTGA
- a CDS encoding AraC-type DNA-binding protein translates to MIDVLFAGYGYTHTDGLIYDTDRGRVGYDCYQMLYTHTPAMFWVNGELRRFPAKSVILFTPGHRKYYTSLPDEPYTNDWIRFKSDEDFIEAFPKKNIPFSPADPEFIHNLFKLIAWESNAPASEEKDGNIDHLFRVLMNKLANEACENESTPYRHELTDLRREITHHPEWDWNIDMMAAKINLSRTRFQTVYKNTFGNTCMEEVIQARVRLAQERLIYTASSISEIAELCGYNSTEHFCRQFRKAVGITPGQYRRNSQSS, encoded by the coding sequence ATGATTGATGTTTTGTTTGCAGGCTACGGCTACACGCACACCGACGGACTGATATATGATACTGACAGGGGCAGAGTCGGATACGATTGCTATCAGATGCTCTATACCCATACCCCCGCCATGTTCTGGGTAAACGGAGAGCTTCGACGCTTTCCCGCCAAATCCGTAATACTCTTTACGCCCGGGCATCGTAAGTACTATACTTCGCTCCCAGACGAACCCTATACGAATGACTGGATCAGATTTAAGTCGGACGAAGACTTTATCGAGGCATTCCCGAAGAAGAACATCCCCTTCTCCCCTGCCGATCCCGAATTCATACATAACCTGTTCAAGCTCATCGCGTGGGAGAGCAATGCTCCCGCCTCCGAGGAGAAGGACGGAAACATAGATCATCTCTTCAGGGTATTGATGAATAAGCTCGCGAACGAGGCTTGCGAGAACGAGAGCACGCCTTACCGCCACGAACTCACGGATCTTAGAAGAGAGATCACTCATCACCCCGAGTGGGACTGGAACATCGACATGATGGCTGCCAAGATCAATCTGAGCAGGACCAGGTTCCAGACAGTCTACAAGAATACTTTCGGCAATACGTGCATGGAGGAGGTCATCCAGGCCAGGGTTCGCCTCGCGCAGGAAAGACTCATCTATACCGCGAGTTCCATATCCGAGATCGCGGAGCTGTGCGGATATAACAGCACCGAGCATTTCTGCCGTCAGTTCCGAAAGGCAGTCGGCATCACTCCGGGACAATACAGAAGGAACTCACAGTCTTCATGA
- a CDS encoding putative efflux protein, MATE family, translating into MSTQIRDMTKGNTTKLLLEFAIPMLIGNIFQQVYNIVDSAIVGKSIGADALAAVGSTGSISFLFFSFCIGVGSGGGIVASKYFGAKDDKNVKRVIANSAYIMLVASILMGFLGFFLAGPVLRLLNTPADIYDMAKLYLEIMCIGIPMVGMYNYGSSMLRALGDSRTPLIFLIASCFINGGLDALFVCVFHAGVFGAALATLISQVLSAAGCLIYSYKTNEYFRIEKDLRGVSPKIVWECFRLGSMLALQMGMIAVSCIALQRYVNGFGSVVVAAFTASGRIEQIIQQPYNSLGMAISTHAGQNLGAGKDYRIREGFKKGILIALIFSLLMLPVMQFFGEPIISIFVDDPEVIRLGAKALQITSAFYFALGTIYVSRGILNGIGDAAFAFINGGVEMFGRIVFPLGIALLFPYLGVWGIWLSAGLTWFISGLFAMIRYYFKVCRKGSASHGIKSQPSRFHLKTKLDDSLKKTA; encoded by the coding sequence ATGAGTACTCAGATCAGAGATATGACAAAGGGAAATACGACGAAGCTCCTTCTGGAATTCGCTATCCCCATGTTGATCGGTAATATCTTTCAGCAGGTATATAACATCGTCGATTCCGCAATAGTAGGTAAGTCCATCGGAGCGGATGCTCTCGCGGCAGTCGGATCTACGGGGTCGATATCGTTCCTTTTCTTCTCCTTCTGTATCGGAGTCGGAAGCGGCGGCGGTATAGTCGCTTCGAAATATTTCGGTGCCAAGGACGATAAGAACGTAAAGAGGGTCATCGCTAACAGTGCATACATCATGCTCGTTGCATCCATCCTCATGGGATTCCTCGGATTCTTCCTTGCAGGCCCCGTATTAAGACTCCTTAATACACCCGCCGATATCTACGATATGGCAAAGCTCTACCTGGAGATCATGTGCATCGGCATCCCGATGGTAGGAATGTACAACTACGGATCTTCGATGCTCAGGGCTCTGGGCGATTCGAGGACACCGCTTATATTCCTGATCGCTTCCTGTTTTATAAACGGCGGACTCGATGCGCTCTTCGTATGCGTGTTCCACGCAGGCGTATTCGGCGCCGCTCTTGCAACTCTTATCTCTCAGGTGCTTTCCGCCGCAGGCTGCCTTATCTATTCTTATAAGACCAATGAATATTTCAGGATCGAAAAGGATCTTCGCGGTGTATCTCCCAAGATCGTCTGGGAGTGCTTCAGGCTCGGCTCCATGCTCGCGCTTCAGATGGGCATGATCGCGGTATCCTGCATCGCTCTTCAAAGATATGTCAACGGATTCGGTTCCGTAGTCGTGGCTGCTTTCACCGCTTCGGGCAGGATCGAGCAGATCATCCAGCAGCCTTATAACTCACTTGGTATGGCCATCTCGACCCACGCGGGTCAGAATCTCGGTGCGGGTAAGGACTACAGGATCAGAGAGGGATTTAAGAAGGGTATCCTTATCGCTCTTATCTTCTCGCTCCTGATGCTCCCCGTGATGCAGTTCTTCGGTGAGCCCATCATCAGCATCTTCGTTGACGATCCCGAAGTCATAAGGCTCGGAGCAAAGGCTCTTCAGATCACGAGCGCATTCTACTTCGCTCTCGGAACGATCTACGTAAGCCGAGGCATATTAAACGGCATAGGAGATGCTGCTTTCGCATTCATAAACGGCGGCGTCGAGATGTTCGGAAGGATCGTATTCCCTTTGGGTATCGCACTCCTCTTCCCCTATCTGGGCGTATGGGGCATCTGGCTTTCGGCAGGCCTTACATGGTTCATCAGCGGCCTGTTCGCAATGATCAGATACTATTTCAAGGTATGTCGCAAGGGATCGGCATCGCACGGCATCAAGAGTCAGCCGTCAAGGTTTCATCTCAAGACAAAGTTAGATGATTCATTAAAGAAAACAGCATAA